The sequence below is a genomic window from Nitrosomonas sp..
CTTACCTTCGGCTAGAAATAATCCGACGCGTCGATTCCTTGACAAATCTCCGGTACAGGTAAGTAACAAATCACCAACTCCAGCCAATCCCATAAATGTTTCCATTTTCCCGCCAAGAGCCAATCCCAACCGGGTAATTTCCATCAAACCACGCGTAATCAATGCCGCGCGGGCATTATGTCCGAAGCCCATTCCATCGGATATCCCAGCAGCGATGGTAATCACGTTCTTGATAGCGCCACCTGTTTCTACGCCGGCCACATCTTGACTGGTATAAATCCGCAAGTTCGTACTATGGAGCTGACTGGCCATTTGATGAGCAAAACGATCATCCTCCGAAGCCAACGTCAAAGCAGTTGGTAGTCCTTGCGCCACTTCTTGCGCAAAACTCGGACCAGATATAACGCCACATGGCATACGGCCAGAATACGCTTCTGCAACAACCTGATGCGGTAACTTGGATGTTGCAGATTCAAACCCCTTACACCCCCAGATAACAGGCACATTCTCGCTGATCTTAGCAATACCCTGCAACACCCCACGAAAACCTGCTATAGGCACAACGACCAAAGCAAGATCTGCTGCATCCAGCGCTTCATCTAACGCATCAGTAAGATGTATACCTTCCGGCAATGGAAAATCCGGAAAAAAACTCAAATTTACACGATTTAACGCCAGTTCTGATAAATGATTTGAATCGATTGTCCATAACGTAACCTCATGCCTTGCCGACAGATGGATAGCCAGCGCCGTCCCCCAGGCACCCGCGCCCAAGATGGCGATTTTCATGAACCCCAAACCTGATTGGCTTTAACATATCCACTTTGTCCATCGCGGTGACGCACTCGTACCCACCCCGGGGTATCTGCATTCAACCATTCCATCACAACATTTTCCTGAGCTTGAAAAATCAATTCAGTATGCTCGTCAGCCATTTGATAGACATCAGCCATAGGCACTGTCACGATAACAAAACGTTGATCACTCAATGCTGCCCTCTCAACCCAAGCCAGGCCACCGCTACTATCGCGAACTTTAACCCAGCCTTCAACATTAACAACCGCTTCAACCGGTAAATTTGCGCTGGCCACGAACAATTTACCGGATTTTACAGAAGGCGCGTCAAACATAACGGTTGCATTCTCAGCAATCGAAAAAAAATCTATCCCTGCATTTGCTTGATGCGGTGATACAAAAACAGTGACCGTCAGACAGATACCCAAGCAATACTTGAAAATATCGGCTCGTTTCCGTCCCGGGAGGAATATACGCTGTTCATTTTTCAAATTATTCATGATGTAATCTGAATGATACTTTATTGTTTTGTTTCAGTTGATCCTGATTCAGCCCGCTGCTGGCTCTGGGTATAAATTGCTTCAAAATTGACCGGGTTCAGGATAACCGGCGGGAATCCAGCCCGACTGACTATATCTGAAACCGTTTCCCTTAAATAGGGAAAGATTATATTCGGACATCCAATACCCAATACTGGCGCGATTTCATTTTCAGGCACATTCTGTATCCTAAAAATACCCGCCTGGTGTACCTCTACCAAAAACATGACGCTATCTTTAACTTTGGCCGTAACTGTCACCATCACCTGAACCTGGTAGAGGTCATCCTTGATCACTTCACTTTTTGTGTTTAGTTGCAGATTAACCTGCGGCGCTTCGCGTTCAAGAAAAATACTAGGCGCATTCGGTATTTCAAGTGACAAGTCTTTTACATAAATTTTTTCTATATTGAAGGCCGGTTGCTGTTGTTCGCTCATAGCTTCTCTATTCTCACCTTATAGTTTCAAATCAAAATCATGCGATTACGGCGTCAGTAAGGACACTAGCTCGCCTTGATGATCCAATTGCGCCAAATCATCGTATCCACCGATATGCCTTTCCCCAATATAAATCTGCGGAACTGTTCTGCGGCCCGTTTTTCCCATCATCTGATTACGCTGTCCTGGATCTAAATCAATCCGTATTTTTTCAATTTCTCCCACACCCCTGGCGCGCAACAAATTTTCAGCCATTTTGCAATAGGGGCAAAAACCTGTAGTGTACATAACGACTTTGACCATTTTTACCTCTTGACAATTGGCAAACTTGCGCGCTTCCAGGCATCTATACCGCCCATTAGATTATGCACCTTGGCAAATCCATTTTTATTCAGCACATTACTCGCATGATTGGAGCGTATACCACTTTTATAGATTACGACGATTGGCTTTTCCTTGAATTTCTCCAATTCAACCCAGCGATCTTCAATCTTTTCGGTGGGTATATGTCTTGAATTAGGCAAGTGGCCTGTTGCAAATTCACTGTCATCTCTCACATCCAGCACAATTGCATCTTCATAATTTATCAACTCAATGGCCTTGCGTGTATCGATTTCTTTTGTGCCTCGTTTTGTAAATGCAGGCCATATCAGCATCGCCGCACTGACAATTGCAGCAATAACAAAAAATATGTTCTCAATTCTGAGTAAAAAATATTGTTGAAATAGTGATGATTCTTCCATAAGTTCGCTTTTATTCCCTATGCTTTGGTGTAATGGGCCAATTTTATCAGAAACTCACAAAGGCCGCTTTGTTCGCAATGCTCAAGCAGAATTAACATACGGTCGCATATTAACATCAAGCGCTTATTTTCATCCTTCTTTCTCGTTTCTTTTTTTGTTACAAATAGTTTTTCTTTTATTGAATATGTCTCATCGGACTATAAAAAATACATTTTTACATTTTTCCGGTTAATGATTGAATCGTGTTGTATTGAACATACAATCGATTCTGCACAGAAAATTATTTCACACCGGGAATCAGACAGATGCTGCTTAAAAAGGCGAAATATAGTACAATGTGCAGCTCCTTTTTTAAAAAGAAAGAACGCAAAACAACAACACAACATGAAAAAAATCGTCCTTCTTCGTCATGGAGAAAGTATTTGGAATAGAGAAAATCGGTTTACTGGCTGGACAGATGTTGATTTAACACCTAAAGGTATTGAAGAAGCCCGGAACGCAGGAAAAGTACTCCGCGAAAATAAGTTTACCTTCGATATCGCATATACTTCGGTGCTCAAACGCGCCATACGCACGTTATGGATCACACTCGACGAAATGGATTTGATGTGGCTGCCCATTCACAATACTTGGCGTCTCAATGAACGGCACTATGGCGCACTGCAGGGCCTGAACAAAGCCGAAACGGCCGCCAAATACGGCGATGAACAGGTTTTGATCTGGCGGCGCAGTTATGACACCCGGCCACCAGAATTGTCTGTCGATGATGAGCGTTTTCCTGGTACAGACCGACGTTACAAGAACCTTACCCAAGCAGAATTACCCCGCACAGAGTGTCTCGAAGATACTGTTGCTCGATTCCTACCCTACTGGAAAGAAATCATAGCGCCACAAGTTCTATCTGGAAAAAATATCATCATTACCGCGCATGGCAATTCCTTGCGTGCACTCGTAAAATATCTTGACAACATTTCGGATCAGGAGATTTTGAAGCGCAACATACCGACAGGAATTCCATTAATATACGAGCTTGATGACCAGTTAAACCCGATCCGCAACTACTACCTCGGCGATCAATCCGAAATACAAGAAGCCATGGAAAAAGTTGCCAATCAAGGAAAATCTACCGGATAATTGACATTCTCAAAATCTGTCACCTGTTTATACCAAACCGTTAATTTACACTCTGCCGTTCAAATAGCGCGCATTCATACTTGAAATCAGCTCAGCCCGTTAACACTCGTCAACGCCATAAATCGGTTCTATTAGGCATCATAATGCTGCTCTGCTCGCCCGTTGCAGCAGCTGATAATCAGAAACAACTGGAAACACTGCGCAAAAGTATCAACGCGCTACAAATGGAAATGACCGCGCATGAAAGAACAAAGCAAAATGCGGCGGACGCACTGCAATTTACAGAACAATCTATCAGCAACCTAAATCGTAAATTGGTTGAGTTAAAAATTAATCAACAAAAAATTGATGATGAACTGAAGCAGGTTTTGAAAAAGCACAAACAACTTCACAATGAGTTAGAGTCGGAACGGGGCCAATTGAGCGCGTTACTGTATCAGCAATACCTGGGATATGAGAAAAACTATTTCCGCGCGCTATTAAATCAGAACGATCCAAATCAGGCCGCGCGCGACATGTATTACTACCGACAATTATCCAGGTCCAGTACTGAGAATATCAACAACCTTCATGATAAACTAAACCAACTTCAAGAACTCGCCCGTATCGCTCACGAGAAAAGAGATGAAATAGCCACCATACAAACCGAGCATACCCAACAAAAGAAAAAACTCAGCCAAGAAAAATTAAACCATCAAGCAATCTTAGCACGCGTTTCCAAAGCAATTACTCAACAGCAAAACGAAATTGACAAGCTTACACAGGATGAGAAGCGTGTCGCGAGATTAATTCATGAGATCAATCAAATACTTAAACATGACAAGAGCAGCACGCACTATAACACAGACCTTCCGGACCCAGCACACCGCCATGCACCCTTTCAGACCCTTAAAGGCAAATTGAGTCTTCCAGTACGCGGAAAGCTCACCAACCGTTTTGGCAGTCAACGTTCCGGAAAACATATCACATGGAAAGGGCTATTTATCCGCTCGCCACAAGGCGACAGTGTAAAGGCTATTGCCTCTGGACGCGTTGTCTTTGCCGACTGGTTGCGCGGTTTTGGAAATCTGATGATAATCGACCACTCACATGATTATCTGAGTTTATATGGCAATAACGAAGCCCTCTTAAAGCAAGTCGGCGATAGCGTACACAGCGGCGACTCCATTGCCATCGTCGGAAATAGTGGCGGCAACCCAGATTCCGGCTTGTACTTTGAACTGCGGCACAAAGGTAAAGCATTTGACCCATTGACCTGGATAAAAATAGAATGAAATACTAAAACTACTGACAATAGTTCTGGTCAAATACTGCCAAGATCATTAAAAACAAGCAAGAATATATTGTTCAGAAATGAATAATGAATACTTTTCACGCATTTTTATTGTATGATCAGTAACATCAATAGTATACATTATGCGTTAAATCGTTTTAAAAATTGAAATTACAATCACTTGAATTTATTCGTTAAGTGCGGAGACAGCATCATGAGTAACATAGTTAAAAAAGCAGGTTTAGTTTTCGTTGGCGCGGTCACGGGCGTGATGCTCAGCTTGAATTTTTCCGCTATTGCCAAAAGAGATTCAGCAGAAGTCATACATCCGCTACCTATCGAAGAATTGCGCACCTTCGCCCAAGTGTTCGGGCGTATTAAAAGTGACTATGTAGAATCTGTTGAAGACAAGCGTCTGATCACCGAAGCCATCAACGGGATGCTGGTCGGCCTTGACCCGCATTCATCCTATCTCGACAAGGATGAATACAAAGAACTGCAAATCGGAACCCATGGCGAATTTGGTGGACTGGGTATCCAGGTCACGATGGAAGACGGACTCGTTAAAGTCATCTCCCCCATTGAAGACACCCCTGCGTTCCGGGCCGGCATCCAAACAAATGACTTGATTGTCAAACTGGACGATACTGCTGTAAAAGGCATGTCATTGACCGAAGCGATTAAACTGATGCGTGGAAAACCTAAAACTTCCATCACCATTACAATTATACGGGAAGGCGAAAAAGAGCCTTTGATTTTCACGTTAGTACGCGACATTATCAAAATTCAAAGCGTCAAATCCAAATTGATCGAACCGGGTTATGCGTATATACGTATTACACAGTTTCAGGAACATACTGGCGAGAATCTGGCCAAGGCCATTAAAACCCTTTTTGCTGAAAATACAGAAGAATCCATGAAAGGGCTTATACTTGATTTACGCAATGATCCAGGCGGCTTATTAAATGGCGCTGTTGCCGTATCATCCGCTTTTCTGCCTGAAAATGCGCTGGTCGTTTACACGGAAGGCCGCACAGCGGATGCAAAAATGAGGTTGCATGCCAATCCAGAGTATTATTTGCGCGGACATGGCAGGGATTATCTGCAAGATTTACCTCCCCAAGTCAAAACAGTACCCATGATCACACTGGTCAACGGCGGCTCCGCATCAGCTTCTGAAATTGTTGCTGGTGCCCTGCAGGATCATAAGCGATCCGTTGTCATGGGCTCACAAACCTTTGGAAAAGGATCAGTGCAAACTGTTTTGCCGTTAGGAAATGATACTGCAATCAAATTAACAACCGCACTTTACTATACGCCAAATGGTCATTCCATTCAGGCAACTGGCATTACCCCTGATATCCTGGACGAATCAGAAAGTGACGATCGGCGTTTGCGCGAAGCTGATTTGAATCGTCATATCACCAATGGCAAGAAAGAAAGCAAGAAAAAACCGGAAACCGGAAAAACAACTGAAGAATCAGAAAGCAAGCCAAAAAAAGAAACGACTAAAAAGCAAACCGGGCCAATTGAATTCGGTTCCGAAGAGGATCAATTGTTAACCCAGGCGATGAATTACTTTAAAGGCATTACTACCGAATCACTTGAAAAAAATGGAGATAAATCCGACAGTTAGTATAGCTTCAAAGCCGTTCCTAAATGTAATCACACCGGGGCAATTATGTTTTGAACGATCATCAACTGCTCCGTTACAGCCGCCATATTTTATTGCCTGAAATTGATATTTCAGGCCAGGAAAGATTACTCGATTCACATGTGCTTATCCTCG
It includes:
- a CDS encoding NAD(P)-dependent glycerol-3-phosphate dehydrogenase — protein: MKIAILGAGAWGTALAIHLSARHEVTLWTIDSNHLSELALNRVNLSFFPDFPLPEGIHLTDALDEALDAADLALVVVPIAGFRGVLQGIAKISENVPVIWGCKGFESATSKLPHQVVAEAYSGRMPCGVISGPSFAQEVAQGLPTALTLASEDDRFAHQMASQLHSTNLRIYTSQDVAGVETGGAIKNVITIAAGISDGMGFGHNARAALITRGLMEITRLGLALGGKMETFMGLAGVGDLLLTCTGDLSRNRRVGLFLAEGKSLQDILSELGHVAEGVYTAQAVLDLSRKLNVDMPITEAVCSILHEGTPARTVVERLLNREPKAEIC
- a CDS encoding SH3 domain-containing protein codes for the protein MNNLKNEQRIFLPGRKRADIFKYCLGICLTVTVFVSPHQANAGIDFFSIAENATVMFDAPSVKSGKLFVASANLPVEAVVNVEGWVKVRDSSGGLAWVERAALSDQRFVIVTVPMADVYQMADEHTELIFQAQENVVMEWLNADTPGWVRVRHRDGQSGYVKANQVWGS
- the secB gene encoding protein-export chaperone SecB, yielding MSEQQQPAFNIEKIYVKDLSLEIPNAPSIFLEREAPQVNLQLNTKSEVIKDDLYQVQVMVTVTAKVKDSVMFLVEVHQAGIFRIQNVPENEIAPVLGIGCPNIIFPYLRETVSDIVSRAGFPPVILNPVNFEAIYTQSQQRAESGSTETKQ
- the grxC gene encoding glutaredoxin 3; amino-acid sequence: MVKVVMYTTGFCPYCKMAENLLRARGVGEIEKIRIDLDPGQRNQMMGKTGRRTVPQIYIGERHIGGYDDLAQLDHQGELVSLLTP
- a CDS encoding rhodanese-like domain-containing protein, with the translated sequence MEESSLFQQYFLLRIENIFFVIAAIVSAAMLIWPAFTKRGTKEIDTRKAIELINYEDAIVLDVRDDSEFATGHLPNSRHIPTEKIEDRWVELEKFKEKPIVVIYKSGIRSNHASNVLNKNGFAKVHNLMGGIDAWKRASLPIVKR
- the gpmA gene encoding 2,3-diphosphoglycerate-dependent phosphoglycerate mutase, with the translated sequence MKKIVLLRHGESIWNRENRFTGWTDVDLTPKGIEEARNAGKVLRENKFTFDIAYTSVLKRAIRTLWITLDEMDLMWLPIHNTWRLNERHYGALQGLNKAETAAKYGDEQVLIWRRSYDTRPPELSVDDERFPGTDRRYKNLTQAELPRTECLEDTVARFLPYWKEIIAPQVLSGKNIIITAHGNSLRALVKYLDNISDQEILKRNIPTGIPLIYELDDQLNPIRNYYLGDQSEIQEAMEKVANQGKSTG
- a CDS encoding peptidoglycan DD-metalloendopeptidase family protein; its protein translation is MLLCSPVAAADNQKQLETLRKSINALQMEMTAHERTKQNAADALQFTEQSISNLNRKLVELKINQQKIDDELKQVLKKHKQLHNELESERGQLSALLYQQYLGYEKNYFRALLNQNDPNQAARDMYYYRQLSRSSTENINNLHDKLNQLQELARIAHEKRDEIATIQTEHTQQKKKLSQEKLNHQAILARVSKAITQQQNEIDKLTQDEKRVARLIHEINQILKHDKSSTHYNTDLPDPAHRHAPFQTLKGKLSLPVRGKLTNRFGSQRSGKHITWKGLFIRSPQGDSVKAIASGRVVFADWLRGFGNLMIIDHSHDYLSLYGNNEALLKQVGDSVHSGDSIAIVGNSGGNPDSGLYFELRHKGKAFDPLTWIKIE
- a CDS encoding S41 family peptidase, with the protein product MLSLNFSAIAKRDSAEVIHPLPIEELRTFAQVFGRIKSDYVESVEDKRLITEAINGMLVGLDPHSSYLDKDEYKELQIGTHGEFGGLGIQVTMEDGLVKVISPIEDTPAFRAGIQTNDLIVKLDDTAVKGMSLTEAIKLMRGKPKTSITITIIREGEKEPLIFTLVRDIIKIQSVKSKLIEPGYAYIRITQFQEHTGENLAKAIKTLFAENTEESMKGLILDLRNDPGGLLNGAVAVSSAFLPENALVVYTEGRTADAKMRLHANPEYYLRGHGRDYLQDLPPQVKTVPMITLVNGGSASASEIVAGALQDHKRSVVMGSQTFGKGSVQTVLPLGNDTAIKLTTALYYTPNGHSIQATGITPDILDESESDDRRLREADLNRHITNGKKESKKKPETGKTTEESESKPKKETTKKQTGPIEFGSEEDQLLTQAMNYFKGITTESLEKNGDKSDS